A single region of the Salarchaeum japonicum genome encodes:
- a CDS encoding complex I NDUFA9 subunit family protein: MHVLVTGGTGFIGTRLCAELAERGHDVTALSRSPEGEVPAGVETYVGDVTALDSIRGAFEDVDAVVNLVALSPLFKPSGGDERHLEVHYGGTQNVVEAAEEHGVDKLVQMSALGADPTGPTAYIRAKGLAEDAVRDAALDATIIRPSVVFGEGGEFVSFTKLLTTPYVTGLPGGGKTRFQPIWVDDLVPMLADSLDGEHDGETYELGGPEKLTLAEVTKLVYRAEGKSTSVLPIPMALAKIGLSVADVVPGAPMGSDQYRSLRFDNTVSENDVDAFGVSPDDLRTFADYLGV, translated from the coding sequence CGGAACGGGCTTCATCGGGACGCGACTCTGCGCCGAACTCGCGGAACGCGGCCACGACGTGACCGCGCTCTCGCGCTCCCCCGAGGGCGAGGTACCGGCGGGCGTCGAGACGTACGTCGGGGACGTGACGGCGCTCGACTCCATCCGCGGCGCGTTCGAGGATGTCGATGCGGTCGTGAACCTCGTCGCACTCAGCCCGCTGTTCAAGCCGTCGGGCGGCGACGAACGCCACCTCGAAGTCCACTACGGCGGCACGCAGAACGTCGTCGAGGCCGCCGAGGAACACGGCGTGGACAAACTCGTGCAGATGAGCGCGCTCGGCGCTGACCCGACCGGCCCGACCGCGTACATCCGCGCGAAGGGACTCGCCGAGGACGCCGTCCGGGACGCCGCCCTCGACGCCACCATCATCCGGCCGTCGGTGGTGTTCGGCGAGGGCGGGGAGTTCGTCTCCTTCACGAAACTCCTCACGACGCCGTACGTCACGGGCCTCCCGGGCGGCGGGAAGACGCGCTTCCAGCCCATCTGGGTGGACGACCTCGTGCCGATGCTCGCCGACTCCCTCGACGGCGAGCACGACGGCGAGACGTACGAACTCGGCGGCCCAGAGAAACTCACGCTCGCCGAGGTCACGAAACTCGTCTACCGCGCCGAGGGCAAGTCCACGAGCGTCCTCCCGATTCCGATGGCGCTCGCGAAAATCGGTCTCTCCGTCGCGGACGTGGTGCCGGGCGCGCCGATGGGGTCCGACCAGTACCGCTCGCTCCGGTTCGACAACACCGTCTCCGAGAACGACGTGGACGCGTTCGGCGTCTCCCCGGACGACCTCCGGACGTTCGCGGACTACCTCGGGGTGTGA
- a CDS encoding tubulin/FtsZ family protein: protein MKLAMIGFGQAGGKVLDKFLEYDEKHGSNIVRAAVAVNTAKADLMGLDHVPEENRVLIGQSRVKGHGVGADNELGAEIAEEDIDEVQGAIDSIPVHEVDAFLVIAGLGGGTGSGGAPVLAKHIKRIYTEPVYGLGILPGGDEGGIYTLNAARSFQTFVREVDNLLVFDNDAWRKTGESVQGGYDEINDEIVKRFGVLFGAGEVEQGGEVAESVVDSSEIINTLAGGGVSTVGYASETVENSGGSGGGLLSKFTGGSKSQPEDSANTTNRITSLVRKAALGRLTLPCEIDGAERALLVTAGPPAFLNRKGIERGRKWLEEQTGSMEVRGGDYPVPNSGNVAAVVLLAGVTNVPRIKELQQVAIEAQENIDEIRDESEENLQNLVEDDDDELESLF, encoded by the coding sequence ATGAAACTCGCAATGATCGGGTTCGGCCAAGCCGGTGGGAAAGTACTCGATAAGTTCCTCGAGTACGACGAGAAACACGGCTCCAACATCGTTCGGGCCGCTGTTGCCGTCAACACCGCGAAGGCCGACCTGATGGGGCTCGACCACGTTCCGGAAGAGAATCGCGTCCTCATCGGGCAGTCCCGCGTGAAGGGTCACGGCGTCGGCGCGGACAACGAACTCGGCGCGGAAATCGCGGAGGAGGACATCGACGAAGTCCAGGGAGCCATCGACAGCATCCCCGTCCACGAAGTGGACGCCTTCCTCGTCATCGCCGGTCTCGGCGGCGGCACGGGGAGCGGCGGTGCGCCCGTGCTCGCGAAGCACATCAAGCGCATCTACACCGAACCCGTCTACGGCCTCGGCATCCTGCCGGGCGGCGACGAGGGAGGGATTTACACGCTCAACGCCGCACGGAGCTTCCAGACGTTCGTGCGCGAGGTGGACAACCTCCTCGTGTTCGACAACGACGCCTGGCGGAAGACCGGCGAGTCCGTGCAGGGCGGCTACGACGAGATTAACGACGAAATCGTCAAGCGATTCGGCGTCCTGTTCGGCGCGGGCGAAGTCGAGCAGGGCGGCGAGGTCGCGGAGTCCGTCGTGGACTCCTCGGAGATCATCAACACGCTCGCGGGCGGCGGCGTCTCCACCGTCGGATACGCCTCCGAGACCGTGGAGAACTCGGGAGGGTCGGGCGGCGGCCTGCTCTCCAAGTTCACGGGCGGGTCGAAGAGCCAGCCGGAGGACTCCGCGAACACCACGAACCGCATCACGAGTCTGGTTCGGAAGGCGGCGCTCGGCCGTCTCACGCTCCCCTGCGAGATCGACGGCGCGGAGCGCGCGCTCCTCGTCACCGCCGGCCCGCCCGCCTTCCTCAACCGGAAAGGCATCGAGCGCGGGAGGAAGTGGCTGGAGGAGCAGACCGGGTCGATGGAGGTTCGCGGCGGCGACTACCCCGTGCCGAACTCGGGGAACGTCGCCGCGGTCGTCCTGCTCGCGGGCGTGACGAACGTCCCCCGCATCAAGGAGCTCCAGCAGGTCGCCATCGAGGCCCAGGAGAACATCGACGAGATCCGGGACGAGAGCGAAGAAAACTTGCAGAACCTCGTCGAAGACGACGACGATGAACTCGAATCGCTCTTCTAG
- the cofC gene encoding 2-phospho-L-lactate guanylyltransferase codes for MRVLVPFDGRTPCSRLAPVLDSDERRVLAARLRDDVLDAVRRAGGRPELLATAPVEADVPVTVDDRSLSTAVNAALDDHGEPTAVVMADLGLATPRALSRLFDASGDVVLAPGRGGGTNALVVRHPAFRVDYHGASCRDHRRQAHEIGATLRELDSHRLATDIDEPGDLAELLLHGDGRAARWLRDAGFRLATGDGRVAVERHP; via the coding sequence GTGCGCGTCCTCGTTCCGTTCGACGGCCGAACCCCTTGTTCTCGCCTCGCGCCGGTGCTCGATAGCGACGAGCGCCGCGTCCTCGCCGCACGCCTCCGCGACGACGTGCTGGACGCGGTGCGGCGGGCGGGCGGTCGTCCCGAACTCCTCGCCACCGCGCCCGTCGAGGCGGACGTTCCCGTGACGGTGGACGACCGCTCGCTCTCCACGGCCGTGAACGCCGCCCTCGACGACCACGGGGAGCCGACGGCGGTGGTGATGGCCGACCTCGGGTTGGCGACGCCGCGCGCGCTCTCCCGGCTGTTCGACGCGTCCGGCGATGTCGTCCTCGCGCCCGGTCGGGGCGGCGGGACGAACGCGCTCGTCGTCCGCCACCCCGCGTTCCGCGTGGACTACCACGGCGCGTCCTGCCGCGACCACCGCCGGCAGGCCCACGAGATAGGCGCGACCCTCCGCGAACTCGACTCCCACCGGCTCGCCACCGACATCGACGAACCCGGCGACCTCGCGGAACTCCTCCTGCACGGCGACGGTCGCGCCGCCCGCTGGCTCCGCGACGCCGGCTTCCGGCTCGCGACCGGCGACGGCCGGGTCGCCGTCGAGCGACACCCATAA
- the cofG gene encoding 7,8-didemethyl-8-hydroxy-5-deazariboflavin synthase subunit CofG — protein sequence MIPGADEYDVSLSIPDSDIADALAVTPDDVEPASELTFARNVFLPLTTACRYTCTYCTFYDPPGQADLMSPDDVREAVRRGADAGCTEALFTFGDDPDDRYTAVHDQLDEWGFDSIHDYLRRACEIALDEGLLPHANPGDQTREQMELVADVNASMGVMLETTADVQAHGGPRAKAPGQRLNTLRNAGELGIPFTTGILVGIGEEWRDRAESLLAIRELHERYGHIQEVIVQPVSNNERWRGGSPGVEALRRAVAMARAVLPESVSVQVPPNLAPVRDVLDCGIDDLGGVSPVTDDYINPDYEWPAVRELQSIADEAGVPLRERLPVYERYLDDDWVSDRVRAAIRAEDAAGERYRAVLD from the coding sequence ATGATTCCGGGCGCTGACGAGTACGACGTCTCGCTCTCCATCCCCGACAGCGACATCGCGGACGCGCTCGCCGTCACGCCCGACGACGTCGAACCCGCGAGCGAGCTCACGTTCGCCCGGAACGTCTTTCTCCCGCTCACGACCGCCTGCCGGTACACCTGCACGTACTGCACGTTCTACGACCCGCCGGGGCAGGCCGACCTGATGAGTCCCGACGACGTCCGGGAGGCCGTGCGGCGCGGCGCGGACGCGGGCTGCACGGAGGCCCTGTTCACGTTCGGGGACGACCCCGACGACCGCTACACCGCGGTGCACGACCAGCTCGACGAGTGGGGGTTCGACTCCATCCACGACTACCTCCGGCGCGCCTGCGAAATCGCGCTGGACGAGGGTCTCCTCCCGCACGCGAACCCGGGCGACCAGACGCGCGAGCAGATGGAACTCGTCGCGGACGTGAACGCCTCGATGGGCGTGATGCTCGAAACCACCGCGGACGTGCAGGCCCACGGCGGCCCGCGCGCGAAAGCCCCGGGCCAGCGATTGAACACGCTCCGGAACGCGGGCGAACTCGGCATCCCGTTCACGACGGGCATCCTCGTCGGCATCGGCGAGGAGTGGCGCGACCGCGCGGAGTCCCTGCTCGCCATCCGCGAACTCCACGAGCGATACGGCCACATCCAGGAGGTCATCGTCCAGCCGGTGTCGAACAACGAGCGCTGGCGGGGCGGGTCGCCGGGCGTCGAGGCGCTGCGGCGCGCGGTGGCGATGGCGCGCGCGGTGCTCCCGGAGTCGGTGAGCGTGCAGGTGCCGCCGAACCTCGCGCCCGTCCGCGACGTGCTCGACTGCGGTATCGACGATTTGGGGGGCGTGTCGCCGGTGACGGACGACTACATCAATCCCGACTACGAGTGGCCGGCGGTCAGGGAACTCCAGTCCATCGCGGACGAGGCGGGCGTCCCGCTCCGCGAACGCCTCCCCGTCTACGAGCGCTACCTCGACGACGACTGGGTGTCCGACCGCGTCCGGGCGGCCATCCGAGCCGAGGACGCGGCGGGCGAGCGATACCGCGCGGTGCTCGACTAA
- a CDS encoding metal-dependent hydrolase: protein MATTHAALGVLPALVVLPFDPALAVTSAYAGYAGGVFPDLDLYLEHRKTLHHPELYPALATLAALVALAYPTPVSVAVACFLVSAALHCLTEVLGGGLGRKPWISDDHRGVYSHLGQRWLPPRRVIPYDGSPRDLALCVIVTVPLLFVFDVRVRWLLLGGLGISVLYTVFRKRLADWV, encoded by the coding sequence ATGGCGACCACGCACGCCGCCCTCGGCGTGCTCCCCGCGCTCGTCGTCCTGCCGTTCGACCCCGCGCTCGCCGTCACCAGCGCGTACGCGGGCTACGCGGGCGGCGTGTTCCCCGACCTCGACCTCTACCTGGAGCACAGAAAGACCCTCCACCATCCCGAACTCTACCCCGCGCTCGCCACCCTCGCCGCCCTCGTTGCGCTCGCGTACCCGACTCCCGTGAGCGTCGCCGTTGCGTGCTTCCTCGTCTCGGCCGCGCTCCACTGCCTCACCGAAGTTCTCGGCGGCGGACTCGGCCGGAAACCCTGGATTTCCGACGACCACCGCGGCGTCTACTCCCACCTCGGCCAGCGCTGGCTCCCGCCGCGCCGCGTCATCCCCTACGACGGAAGCCCGCGCGACCTCGCGCTCTGCGTCATCGTCACCGTCCCGCTCCTGTTCGTCTTCGACGTGCGCGTCCGGTGGCTGTTGCTCGGCGGACTCGGCATCTCCGTGCTCTACACGGTCTTCAGGAAACGGCTCGCGGACTGGGTTTAG
- the cofH gene encoding 7,8-didemethyl-8-hydroxy-5-deazariboflavin synthase subunit CofH, translating to MSRAASLSADEFDYEFVPETDQSFENALANARDGRRLSVADGVELITTGTDTPGIDPERKELVLEAADRRRAEVVGEEVTFVANVNNNVTTACNTGCLFCNFKDTAHQFETEHDADHAGFTKTLEESREIVADAVERGVYEVTSVSGLHPGLALNEEHHELLDPENPELNYKPPGVYDTPPATYEEYIRGMAETGAHVHSMTPEEVEHAQRGADWDYEHVYRELHDAGLDTVPGTAAEILVDEVRDVICPGKIDTGEWVESMEAAASVGLPMTATIMYGHVENAMHRVKHLQVVRDLQDRTGNITEFVPLSFVHQNTPLHEHGVVETGASREEDELMIAVSRLFLDNVEHVQSSWVKYGDEHGMKLLNCGADDFMGTILSEEITKRAGGEYGEFRSFDDYVEMIEAIGRVPVERSTDYTERRRVTGDGPHGPTLGPEADGTPLL from the coding sequence ATGTCGCGCGCCGCCTCACTCTCGGCGGACGAGTTCGACTACGAGTTCGTCCCCGAGACCGACCAGTCCTTCGAGAACGCCCTCGCGAACGCCCGCGACGGCCGCCGCCTCTCGGTCGCGGACGGCGTCGAACTCATCACCACGGGCACCGACACGCCCGGCATCGACCCCGAGCGCAAGGAGCTCGTGCTTGAGGCCGCAGACCGCCGGCGCGCCGAGGTCGTCGGCGAGGAGGTGACGTTCGTCGCGAACGTGAACAACAACGTCACCACCGCCTGCAACACCGGCTGTCTGTTCTGCAACTTCAAGGACACCGCCCACCAGTTCGAAACCGAACACGACGCCGACCACGCGGGGTTCACCAAGACCCTCGAAGAGTCACGCGAAATCGTCGCTGACGCCGTCGAGCGCGGCGTGTACGAGGTGACCTCCGTCTCCGGCCTCCACCCGGGACTCGCGCTGAACGAGGAACACCACGAACTCCTCGACCCGGAGAATCCCGAACTCAACTACAAGCCGCCCGGAGTGTACGACACGCCGCCCGCGACCTACGAGGAGTACATCCGGGGGATGGCGGAGACGGGCGCGCACGTCCACTCGATGACGCCCGAGGAGGTCGAGCACGCCCAGCGCGGCGCGGACTGGGACTACGAACACGTCTATCGCGAACTCCACGACGCCGGACTGGACACCGTCCCCGGAACCGCCGCCGAAATACTCGTGGACGAAGTGCGAGACGTCATCTGTCCCGGGAAAATCGACACGGGCGAGTGGGTCGAGTCGATGGAGGCCGCCGCCAGCGTTGGGTTGCCGATGACCGCGACCATCATGTACGGCCACGTCGAGAACGCGATGCACCGCGTGAAACACCTCCAGGTCGTGCGCGACCTCCAGGACCGGACGGGGAACATCACGGAGTTCGTCCCCCTGTCGTTCGTCCATCAGAACACGCCCCTGCACGAGCACGGCGTCGTCGAGACCGGCGCGAGCAGGGAGGAAGACGAACTGATGATAGCGGTTTCGCGGCTCTTCCTCGACAACGTCGAGCACGTGCAGTCGTCGTGGGTGAAGTACGGCGACGAGCACGGGATGAAGCTCCTGAACTGCGGCGCGGACGACTTCATGGGCACCATCCTCTCCGAGGAGATCACGAAGCGCGCGGGCGGCGAGTACGGCGAGTTCCGGAGTTTCGACGACTACGTCGAGATGATAGAGGCCATCGGCCGCGTGCCCGTCGAGCGCTCAACCGACTACACCGAACGCCGCCGCGTCACGGGCGACGGCCCGCACGGCCCGACACTGGGGCCGGAGGCGGACGGCACGCCGCTCCTCTAG
- a CDS encoding phosphoribosylaminoimidazolesuccinocarboxamide synthase codes for MTSVKDLHVDRAATADRLGRGRFAFTDDYSVFDWGKMPDEIPGKGASLCTTSAFNFERLEARGIPTHYRGVVADGDTTSLDALDADADAPAEMAVDLATVPELPHDGRDYDYDAYYAAARDNVLVPLEIVFRNSVPVGSSLRSRATPAECGLDFDSWPDEPVTLPNPVVEFSTKLEEGDRYLDIEEAERIAGPADLNELESVALDVNELVTERAESVGLTHQDGKIECVLADGEIRVADAVGTFDENRFSYDGQQVSKEVVRQYYKRTQPDWVEDVAAAKARADAEDVANWKQFCERTPNQLPDSVVRATSDLYRAGANAYTDTDFFDAPALDAAVDAVRDL; via the coding sequence ATGACGAGCGTCAAGGACCTCCACGTCGACCGCGCCGCCACCGCCGACCGACTCGGCCGCGGGCGCTTCGCGTTCACGGACGACTACTCGGTCTTCGACTGGGGGAAGATGCCGGACGAGATTCCCGGGAAGGGCGCGAGCCTCTGCACGACGAGCGCGTTCAACTTCGAACGCCTCGAAGCCCGCGGGATTCCCACCCACTACCGGGGCGTGGTCGCCGACGGCGACACCACGAGTCTGGACGCGCTGGACGCCGACGCGGACGCACCCGCGGAGATGGCGGTCGACCTCGCGACCGTCCCCGAGTTGCCGCACGACGGCCGCGACTACGACTACGACGCCTACTACGCCGCCGCCCGCGACAACGTCCTCGTCCCCCTCGAAATCGTCTTCCGGAACTCCGTTCCCGTGGGGTCGAGTCTGCGGTCGCGCGCGACGCCCGCCGAGTGCGGCCTCGACTTCGATAGCTGGCCGGACGAACCCGTCACCCTCCCGAACCCCGTCGTGGAGTTCTCCACGAAACTCGAAGAGGGCGACCGCTACCTCGACATCGAGGAGGCCGAGCGCATCGCCGGCCCCGCCGACCTGAACGAACTCGAATCGGTCGCGCTCGACGTGAACGAACTCGTCACCGAGCGCGCCGAATCCGTCGGTCTCACCCACCAGGACGGCAAAATCGAGTGCGTGCTCGCGGACGGCGAGATACGGGTCGCGGACGCCGTCGGGACGTTCGACGAGAACCGCTTTTCCTACGACGGCCAGCAGGTGTCGAAGGAGGTCGTCCGCCAGTACTACAAGCGCACCCAGCCCGACTGGGTGGAGGACGTGGCCGCGGCGAAGGCGCGCGCCGACGCCGAGGACGTGGCGAACTGGAAACAGTTCTGCGAACGCACTCCGAATCAGCTCCCGGACTCGGTGGTTCGCGCGACGAGCGACCTCTACCGGGCGGGCGCGAACGCCTACACCGACACCGACTTCTTCGACGCGCCCGCGCTCGACGCCGCCGTGGACGCCGTGCGCGACCTCTAG
- a CDS encoding formyltetrahydrofolate deformylase, giving the protein MTEEYTEITVVGDDKTGLVANVTSLLFERGINIEDIDQAVREGVFRMTLRADTREMVCTRETLTDALDDLADDLGVDIRVRFPDARETRGIAVLVTRESHCLEDLLSAAGSGNLDGEIRVVVGNHDDLEPVAESAGVPFHDIGDESGTPDESELLDILDEYGIDLVVLARYMRILSPDVVFRYEGRIINIHPSLLPAFPGAQAYRQAVEEGVRVAGVTAHYVTTDLDQGPIITQRAFDVPDDATVEEVKARGQPLEADALREAVSLHLNDDVSVHRGRTRVRDGADDYQLGLPDPASDANPDAPVDEALDD; this is encoded by the coding sequence GTGACCGAGGAGTACACGGAGATTACGGTCGTCGGCGACGACAAGACCGGACTCGTCGCGAACGTCACCAGCCTGCTGTTCGAGCGCGGAATCAACATCGAGGACATCGACCAGGCCGTGCGGGAGGGCGTGTTCCGGATGACGCTGCGCGCGGACACCCGGGAGATGGTGTGCACGCGCGAGACGCTCACGGACGCCCTCGACGACCTCGCGGACGACCTCGGCGTGGACATCCGAGTGCGGTTCCCGGACGCCCGCGAAACCCGGGGTATCGCGGTGCTCGTCACCCGGGAGTCGCACTGCCTGGAGGACTTGCTGTCCGCCGCGGGGTCGGGGAACCTCGACGGCGAAATCCGGGTCGTGGTGGGGAACCACGACGACCTCGAACCCGTCGCGGAGTCCGCCGGCGTTCCCTTCCACGACATCGGGGACGAGAGCGGGACGCCCGACGAGTCCGAACTGCTCGACATCCTCGACGAGTACGGCATCGACCTCGTCGTGCTCGCGCGATACATGCGCATCCTCAGCCCGGACGTGGTGTTCCGGTACGAGGGCCGCATCATCAACATCCACCCGAGCCTCCTGCCGGCGTTCCCGGGCGCGCAGGCGTACCGGCAGGCCGTCGAGGAGGGCGTGCGGGTGGCGGGCGTGACCGCGCACTACGTGACGACCGACCTCGACCAGGGCCCCATCATCACCCAGCGCGCGTTCGACGTGCCCGACGACGCCACCGTCGAGGAGGTGAAGGCGCGCGGTCAGCCCCTCGAAGCGGACGCGCTCCGCGAAGCCGTCTCACTCCACCTGAACGACGACGTGAGCGTCCACCGCGGCCGCACCCGCGTGCGGGACGGCGCGGACGACTACCAGCTCGGCTTGCCCGACCCCGCGAGCGACGCGAACCCCGACGCGCCCGTCGACGAGGCGCTCGACGACTAG
- the purS gene encoding phosphoribosylformylglycinamidine synthase subunit PurS has product MTAYTATVTVRLKRGVLDPEAETTKRALERLGFDLDGLRSADRFELDLDAASEDDAAERADEMAERLLANPTIHDYTVEVTERE; this is encoded by the coding sequence ATGACCGCCTACACCGCGACGGTGACCGTCCGCCTCAAGCGCGGCGTCCTCGACCCCGAAGCCGAGACCACCAAGCGCGCGCTCGAACGCCTCGGGTTCGACCTCGACGGCCTCCGGTCGGCCGACCGCTTCGAACTCGACCTCGACGCCGCCAGCGAGGACGACGCCGCCGAGCGCGCGGACGAGATGGCGGAACGCCTCCTCGCCAACCCCACCATCCACGACTACACCGTCGAGGTCACCGAACGCGAATGA
- the purQ gene encoding phosphoribosylformylglycinamidine synthase I, giving the protein MTVAIVRFGGSNCDRDALRALQHLDVDAEIVWHEDGLPADTSGVVLPGGFSYGDYLRAGAMAAQSPVMDDVRALAADGVPVLGVCNGAQIGSESGLTPGAFTTNASARFQCEHVHLRVENADTPWTRAYDEGDVLSIPIAHGEGRFELDDDRLDDLETENRVLFRYCDEDGTVGAESNPNGSKHSVAGVLGERETVAVMMPHPERATLPDIGGTDGQGVLQAFD; this is encoded by the coding sequence ATGACCGTCGCTATCGTCCGCTTCGGCGGGTCGAACTGCGACCGCGACGCCCTGCGCGCGCTCCAGCACCTCGACGTGGACGCGGAAATCGTCTGGCACGAAGACGGCCTGCCCGCGGACACGTCCGGCGTCGTGCTCCCCGGCGGGTTCTCGTACGGGGACTACCTCCGCGCCGGCGCGATGGCCGCCCAGTCGCCCGTGATGGACGACGTGCGCGCGCTCGCCGCCGACGGTGTACCCGTGCTCGGCGTATGCAACGGCGCGCAAATCGGGAGCGAGTCCGGCCTCACGCCGGGCGCGTTCACGACGAACGCGAGCGCCCGATTCCAGTGCGAACACGTCCACCTCCGCGTCGAGAACGCGGACACGCCGTGGACGCGGGCGTACGACGAAGGCGACGTGCTCTCCATCCCAATCGCGCACGGCGAAGGCCGGTTCGAACTCGACGACGACCGACTCGACGACCTCGAAACCGAGAATCGAGTGCTGTTCCGGTACTGCGACGAAGACGGAACCGTCGGCGCGGAGTCGAACCCGAACGGCTCGAAGCACAGCGTCGCGGGCGTGCTCGGCGAGCGCGAGACGGTCGCGGTGATGATGCCCCACCCCGAACGCGCCACCCTCCCCGACATCGGCGGCACGGACGGCCAGGGCGTCCTCCAGGCCTTCGACTGA
- a CDS encoding archaeosine biosynthesis radical SAM protein RaSEA yields MSQPSPEVYESGRGMDAHNKVMRELRGERDETYDPHEPTRVWIDEDNTPSGVYQSLTIILNTGGCRWARAGGCTMCGYVAESVEDGSVEHEALMDQIQVCLDHEAEEKSGLIKIYTSGSFLDEREVPAETRKAIAETFSDRERIVVESLPDFVQEDRVRDFVDVGLETDVAVGLETANDRVRHDCVNKYFDFADFEDAALEAKEAGAGVKAYLLMKPPFLSEGEAVQDMKDSIRACADVEGCHTVSMNPCNVQRYTMVDQLHFRGGYRPPWMWSICDVLESTADADAIVVSDPVGHGSDRGPHNCGECDDLVQEAIKDFDLRQDPSVFSEVSCECEHTWEEVVARETSYNLPLAE; encoded by the coding sequence ATGAGTCAGCCGAGCCCCGAGGTGTACGAGTCGGGTCGGGGGATGGACGCCCACAACAAGGTGATGCGGGAGTTGCGGGGCGAGCGCGACGAGACGTACGACCCCCACGAGCCGACGCGCGTGTGGATAGACGAGGACAACACGCCGAGCGGCGTCTACCAGAGCCTCACCATCATCCTGAACACGGGCGGGTGTCGGTGGGCGCGCGCCGGCGGGTGTACGATGTGCGGGTACGTCGCCGAATCGGTCGAGGACGGGAGCGTCGAGCACGAGGCGCTGATGGATCAGATTCAGGTGTGTCTCGACCACGAGGCCGAGGAGAAGTCCGGCCTCATCAAGATTTACACGAGCGGGAGTTTCCTCGACGAGCGCGAGGTGCCCGCCGAAACCCGGAAGGCCATCGCGGAGACGTTCAGCGACCGGGAGCGCATCGTCGTCGAGAGCCTGCCGGACTTCGTGCAGGAAGACCGCGTGCGTGACTTCGTGGACGTGGGGTTGGAGACGGACGTGGCGGTCGGCCTCGAAACGGCGAACGACCGCGTGCGCCACGACTGCGTGAACAAGTACTTCGACTTCGCGGACTTCGAGGACGCCGCGCTCGAAGCGAAGGAGGCGGGCGCGGGCGTGAAAGCCTACCTGTTGATGAAACCGCCGTTCCTCTCGGAGGGCGAGGCCGTCCAGGACATGAAGGACTCGATTCGGGCGTGCGCGGACGTGGAGGGCTGTCACACCGTCTCGATGAATCCGTGTAACGTCCAGCGGTACACGATGGTCGACCAGCTCCACTTCCGCGGCGGCTACCGACCGCCGTGGATGTGGAGCATCTGCGACGTGCTCGAATCGACCGCGGACGCCGACGCTATCGTCGTCAGCGACCCCGTCGGCCACGGCAGCGACAGGGGGCCGCACAACTGCGGGGAGTGCGACGACCTGGTGCAGGAAGCCATCAAGGACTTCGACCTCCGCCAAGACCCCTCGGTGTTCAGCGAAGTGAGCTGTGAGTGCGAGCACACCTGGGAAGAGGTCGTGGCGCGCGAGACGAGTTACAACCTCCCGCTCGCGGAGTAG
- a CDS encoding VanZ family protein, whose product MVRGDRAGVRVRGGSPGDAGARAAAGGGHAAVVVRRWAILWAVVVLVASLLPAGPPSGGGLPVDKLLHVAGYAVLAWLVARESSLPVAVAVAVAFGLCVEGVQALVAWRTASVLDAAANLTGALAGGAVAAVTKRLYAPDGYGE is encoded by the coding sequence GTGGTTCGAGGGGATCGTGCCGGGGTACGAGTACGTGGAGGAAGTCCAGGAGATGCGGGAGCGCGCGCAGCGGCAGGCGGAGGACACGCCGCTGTAGTCGTGCGTCGCTGGGCGATACTGTGGGCGGTCGTGGTGTTGGTGGCGTCGCTCCTTCCGGCGGGGCCGCCGAGTGGCGGGGGGCTGCCGGTGGATAAGCTCCTGCACGTGGCTGGGTACGCGGTGCTGGCGTGGCTGGTGGCGCGCGAGTCGTCGCTTCCGGTGGCGGTCGCGGTGGCGGTCGCGTTCGGGTTGTGCGTGGAGGGCGTGCAGGCGCTGGTGGCGTGGCGAACCGCGAGCGTGCTGGACGCGGCGGCGAACCTCACGGGCGCGCTCGCCGGGGGTGCGGTCGCGGCGGTGACGAAGCGGCTTTACGCGCCGGACGGCTACGGCGAGTAA